From the genome of Ectobacillus sp. JY-23, one region includes:
- a CDS encoding O-methyltransferase, whose product MKQIEQQAPSAYLQIIKESKKIGFNQFCDYKTGFFLKGLAAAKQSGRFLELGTGTGASASWILEGMDETSTLITVDIDPAVHAVAKQMLGHDTRITFHCEEGSAFIQTMTETFDFIFADTWPGKFDLLDKTLEQLNVGGFYVIHDVLPHEKLPEEYRIKAPTLVQALRNRKDMTITEMDWSTGVLLAIKTAE is encoded by the coding sequence ATGAAACAGATAGAGCAGCAAGCACCGTCTGCATATTTACAGATTATAAAAGAATCAAAGAAGATTGGTTTTAATCAATTTTGTGACTATAAAACAGGCTTTTTCTTAAAAGGATTAGCCGCAGCGAAACAAAGTGGCAGATTTTTAGAACTGGGAACAGGAACAGGGGCATCGGCTTCTTGGATTTTAGAAGGTATGGATGAAACCAGCACATTGATAACTGTTGATATTGATCCTGCTGTTCACGCCGTAGCAAAACAAATGCTGGGACATGATACACGTATTACATTTCATTGCGAAGAGGGAAGTGCATTTATTCAAACGATGACCGAAACGTTCGACTTTATCTTTGCGGATACATGGCCAGGAAAATTCGACTTGCTGGATAAAACACTAGAGCAGCTGAATGTTGGTGGATTTTATGTCATTCATGACGTATTACCGCATGAAAAATTGCCGGAAGAGTACCGTATTAAAGCGCCAACGTTAGTGCAAGCATTGCGAAATAGAAAAGATATGACTATAACTGA